A single window of uncultured Pseudodesulfovibrio sp. DNA harbors:
- a CDS encoding citrate synthase, whose protein sequence is MGKENTTTSDQKAKLTIGDATYELPIIVGTENEHAIDITNLRSETGFISYDPGYANTGSCSSNITFVDGEKGILRYRGYPIEELAAQGTFIETAYLLIFGELPTRAQRQEFRQLLDEQELLHEDLRHHFEGFPSNGHPMAILSAVINALGCYHPDLLQINTEEEFLRAAAKIISKVRTIAAWSYRKAHGLPFMYPDPKLTYCRNFLHMMHSLPHRPFEPTDAQVRALSLFFLLHADHEQNCSCSTVRMVQSTEANMFASVSAGICALWGRLHGGANAGVIAMLEQINEGDLSVKQCIERVKQKEFRLMGFGHRIYKSFDPRAKILREAAHNMLESTGYSDPLLDIALKLADTALNDEYFTERKLYPNVDFYSGIILRALGIPVNMFPVMFAIGRMPGWIAHWNEANTDGVTKIHRPRQIYTGLAPRKYVPLDSRL, encoded by the coding sequence ATGGGAAAAGAGAACACAACGACATCGGATCAGAAAGCAAAGCTGACCATAGGTGATGCAACCTATGAGCTCCCCATTATCGTAGGCACGGAAAACGAACACGCAATCGACATCACGAACCTTCGCTCCGAAACCGGCTTCATCTCCTATGATCCAGGCTACGCCAACACAGGATCATGCTCCAGCAACATCACCTTTGTTGATGGTGAAAAGGGCATACTTCGATACCGAGGATATCCCATTGAAGAACTCGCGGCCCAAGGCACTTTCATAGAGACCGCTTATTTGTTGATTTTCGGAGAATTGCCGACCCGCGCCCAACGTCAAGAATTTCGCCAGCTTCTCGACGAACAGGAACTGCTGCATGAAGACCTGCGTCACCATTTCGAAGGGTTCCCGTCCAACGGTCATCCCATGGCAATCCTGTCTGCGGTTATTAACGCACTCGGCTGCTATCATCCTGACCTGCTGCAAATCAATACCGAAGAGGAATTTCTCCGCGCTGCGGCCAAAATCATTTCCAAAGTACGCACCATCGCGGCATGGTCATATCGCAAGGCACACGGCCTGCCGTTCATGTACCCGGACCCCAAGTTGACATATTGCCGCAACTTCCTGCACATGATGCACTCTCTCCCACACAGACCGTTTGAGCCGACCGACGCTCAGGTACGAGCACTGTCACTGTTCTTCTTGCTCCATGCAGACCATGAACAAAATTGTTCATGCTCTACGGTACGCATGGTTCAGTCAACGGAAGCCAACATGTTCGCTTCGGTTTCCGCCGGTATCTGCGCACTGTGGGGGCGTCTGCATGGCGGGGCCAACGCAGGCGTAATAGCCATGCTCGAACAGATCAATGAAGGAGATCTGTCCGTCAAACAATGCATTGAGCGGGTCAAACAAAAGGAATTCCGGCTCATGGGCTTCGGTCACCGCATATACAAGTCATTCGACCCACGCGCCAAGATATTGCGCGAAGCAGCCCATAACATGCTCGAATCGACGGGATACAGTGATCCGTTACTCGACATTGCTCTGAAACTGGCAGATACTGCCTTGAATGATGAATATTTCACCGAACGAAAACTCTATCCAAACGTGGACTTCTACTCCGGCATTATCCTGCGTGCGCTCGGCATTCCAGTAAACATGTTCCCCGTGATGTTCGCCATTGGACGCATGCCAGGTTGGATTGCCCACTGGAACGAGGCCAACACTGACGGTGTCACTAAAATCCACCGTCCGCGCCAAATTTACACAGGCCTTGCACCGCGCAAATATGTGCCGTTGGATTCACGACTGTAG
- a CDS encoding NAD kinase gives MIGKEIRKIACVASETPKAQEGLTILAERYPLANIADADVLVALGGDGFMLQTIHEHMDTGLPIYGMNRGTIGFLLNQFNPDNLLERLNTAQVHALNPLVMSAFTVDGQQVSALAFNEVALLRYSQQSANIRVSINGKQRLENLVCDGIMVATPAGSTAYNLSARGPIIPLGSNVLALTPVSPFRPRRWNGALLPHSASVEFEILDAKRRPVGASADSFEVRDVAHITIKEDHSRPACILFDPDHSLEERIFNEQFVH, from the coding sequence ATGATAGGAAAAGAGATCAGGAAGATCGCCTGTGTGGCGTCAGAAACTCCTAAAGCACAGGAGGGACTCACCATTCTGGCTGAACGCTACCCACTAGCGAACATAGCCGATGCTGATGTCCTGGTTGCTTTGGGTGGTGACGGATTCATGCTCCAGACGATCCACGAACACATGGATACCGGCCTGCCCATTTATGGCATGAACCGAGGTACCATAGGCTTCCTGCTCAATCAGTTCAATCCTGACAACCTGCTGGAACGACTCAACACAGCACAGGTACACGCTCTCAACCCGTTGGTCATGTCTGCTTTCACAGTGGACGGCCAACAGGTCTCAGCGCTGGCCTTTAATGAAGTCGCCCTGCTTCGCTATTCCCAGCAGTCCGCCAACATCCGAGTCTCAATCAACGGTAAACAACGTCTTGAGAATCTGGTCTGTGATGGAATTATGGTAGCGACACCGGCTGGCTCCACCGCATATAATCTGTCTGCAAGAGGACCAATAATCCCACTTGGGTCCAATGTCCTTGCCCTGACACCGGTCAGTCCATTTCGGCCCCGCCGCTGGAACGGCGCACTCCTGCCCCATTCCGCCAGCGTAGAATTCGAGATACTGGATGCTAAACGCCGCCCAGTTGGCGCATCGGCAGATTCTTTCGAAGTCCGGGATGTCGCGCATATCACGATCAAAGAAGACCATTCCCGTCCGGCCTGTATCCTTTTCGACCCGGACCACTCACTTGAGGAGCGCATTTTTAACGAACAATTTGTCCATTAG
- a CDS encoding DEAD/DEAH box helicase, which translates to MVQARTGSGKTGAFVLPLIEKLDPNSSKCQTLVMVPTRELAKQVAQEARMLAGDDGIKVVAVYGGVGYKEQLDAFREGAQLVVGTPGRILDHLMRRNLLLDDLKVLIFDEADRMLSVGFYPDMVEVKRYMPRNLIGSFMFSATFPPSVLRLAKEFMVKPEFLSLSSDETNVSAISHQFVEVQAMGKERKLIKLIELENPSSAIIFANTKRNVEFTAALLSQFGFDAEGLTSDLTQNKRERLMTRIKEGKLRFLVATDVPPPPPPPPPPPTPPPPPPPPPPPPPPPPPPPPPPPPPPPPPPPPPPPPPPPPPPPPPPPPPPPPPPTPPPPPPPPPPPPPPPPPPPPPPPPPPPPPPPPPPPPPPPPPPPPTPPPPPPPPPPHPPPPPPPPPPPPPPPPPPPPPPPPPPPPPPPHPHPPPPPHPPPRYRHSGTFPRLHDGTAGRP; encoded by the coding sequence ATGGTTCAAGCCCGGACAGGTTCCGGCAAGACTGGCGCATTTGTACTTCCGCTCATAGAAAAGCTCGACCCCAACAGCTCGAAATGTCAAACTTTGGTTATGGTTCCGACCCGAGAACTGGCCAAACAGGTCGCACAGGAAGCACGTATGCTGGCTGGTGACGATGGTATCAAAGTCGTGGCAGTGTACGGTGGTGTGGGCTACAAGGAACAACTCGATGCATTCCGTGAAGGAGCCCAACTCGTGGTCGGTACTCCCGGTCGCATCCTGGACCATCTCATGCGTCGCAACCTCCTCCTTGACGACCTCAAAGTCCTTATTTTTGATGAAGCAGACCGCATGCTGTCGGTCGGTTTCTACCCGGATATGGTGGAAGTAAAACGGTATATGCCGCGCAACCTGATCGGTTCTTTCATGTTCTCCGCAACTTTCCCACCCTCGGTTTTACGACTGGCCAAAGAATTCATGGTCAAACCGGAATTCCTGAGCCTTTCCTCCGACGAAACCAACGTCTCGGCCATATCCCATCAATTTGTGGAAGTGCAGGCCATGGGCAAGGAACGCAAGCTCATCAAACTCATTGAGCTGGAAAACCCTTCCTCTGCCATCATCTTTGCCAACACCAAACGCAATGTGGAATTTACCGCAGCCCTGCTGTCCCAGTTCGGATTTGACGCTGAAGGACTTACCTCGGATTTGACGCAGAACAAACGCGAACGCCTCATGACACGAATCAAGGAAGGTAAATTGCGCTTCCTCGTTGCCACGGACGTCCCCCCCCCCCCCCCCCCCCCCCCCCCCCCCCCCACCCCCCCCCCCCCCCCCCCCCCCCCCCCCCCCCCCCCCCCCCCCCCCCCCCCCCCCCCCCCCCCCCCCCCCCCCCCCCCCCCCCCCCCCCCCCCCCCCCCCCCCCCCCCCCCCCCCCCCCCCCCCCCCCCCCCCCCCCCCCCCCCCCCCCCCCCCCCCCCCCCCACCCCCCCCCCCCCCCCCCCCCCCCCCCCCCCCCCCCCCCCCCCCCCCCCCCCCCCCCCCCCCCCCCCCCCCCCCCCCCCCCCCCCCCCCCCCCCCCCCCCCCCCCCCCCCCCCCCCCCCCCCCCCCCCCCCCCCACCCCCCCCCCCCCCCCCCCCCCCCCCCCCCCCCACCCCCCCCCCCCCCCCCCCCCCCCCCCCCCCCCCCCCCCCCCCCCCCCCCCCCCCCCCCCCCCCCCCCCCCCCCCCCCCCCCCCCCCCCCCCCCCACCCCCACCCCCCCCCCCCCCCCCACCCCCCCCCCCGGTATCGACATTCCGGAACTTTCCCACGTCTTCATGATGGAACCGCCGGAAGACCCTGA
- a CDS encoding helicase-related protein produces the protein MPELSHVFMMEPPEDPESYVHRAGRTGRAGATGTAITMVDVIQKMELERIATRFKITFEEIKDPTEEDVTAIIEERLTAILEKRFRKLTNIQQERVSRFLPLAKKYSEDEESLALLAMLLDELYQPTLHGKPAEPTVAKEQSNKVRSPKGKPAQKPKKPEERPAPQGRSEAKRAPKPKRTEQPIKEASVSEPKRESAPKEQQQVEGESTPKARPKPRRRRRRRKKPSSS, from the coding sequence ATTCCGGAACTTTCCCACGTCTTCATGATGGAACCGCCGGAAGACCCTGAATCCTACGTGCACCGTGCAGGCCGAACAGGTCGTGCCGGAGCCACAGGCACCGCCATCACGATGGTTGACGTCATCCAAAAGATGGAATTGGAACGCATCGCCACCCGATTCAAGATCACTTTTGAAGAGATCAAAGATCCCACCGAAGAAGATGTCACCGCTATCATCGAAGAACGACTTACTGCCATTCTTGAAAAACGTTTCCGCAAATTGACCAATATCCAGCAGGAACGGGTTTCCCGTTTTCTGCCTTTGGCAAAAAAATACAGCGAAGACGAAGAATCTCTGGCCTTACTGGCAATGTTGCTCGACGAACTCTACCAGCCCACGTTGCACGGCAAGCCCGCTGAACCGACTGTTGCCAAAGAGCAGTCTAATAAAGTGCGTTCCCCAAAGGGCAAACCAGCCCAAAAGCCAAAAAAGCCGGAGGAAAGACCTGCTCCACAAGGACGCTCCGAAGCAAAACGCGCTCCCAAACCCAAGAGAACAGAACAGCCGATTAAAGAGGCATCTGTCAGCGAGCCAAAACGTGAATCCGCTCCCAAGGAACAGCAACAGGTAGAGGGAGAAAGTACTCCCAAAGCCAGACCAAAGCCCAGACGGCGCCGTCGTCGCAGGAAGAAACCTTCCAGCAGCTAA
- a CDS encoding VOC family protein, with product MNPSTVSPCIIVADVGLARDFYCTHFNATIWFDSGWYVNFKFGEDGPTLQFMEPQSPEQEVFKGGLTYNMALESCSLVDTTHDRLVEAGLPIIIPLEDHPWGDRGFATLDPYGVALYIYADIEPSAEFQQYFK from the coding sequence ATGAATCCATCGACTGTTTCACCCTGCATCATTGTTGCCGATGTGGGGCTTGCCCGAGATTTTTACTGTACTCATTTTAATGCAACTATCTGGTTTGATAGTGGGTGGTATGTCAATTTTAAGTTTGGAGAGGATGGTCCCACGTTACAGTTCATGGAGCCTCAATCTCCTGAGCAGGAAGTTTTTAAGGGGGGACTCACGTATAATATGGCATTAGAGTCTTGTTCTTTGGTCGATACAACACATGATCGACTGGTCGAGGCCGGGTTGCCGATTATTATACCGCTTGAGGATCATCCATGGGGTGACCGAGGATTTGCGACTCTCGATCCGTATGGAGTTGCGCTTTATATTTACGCAGACATCGAACCTAGTGCAGAATTTCAGCAGTACTTCAAGTAG
- a CDS encoding TetR family transcriptional regulator, with the protein MNKKEHILKTAARLFAMRTYDTVGIRDIAREADVNSAMVSYYFGSKAGLLREIFSQFSDLFMSEAKRCMNKSLNPHELIGNFVPTVLKNARANRDLYLIGLRELNHDSEELQDLRDNLINDSLENYKENYERLGINRPRLDGIPGLGFTVIIGAVFSDYLLGGGSCIDDEEMVEEYADAIVEILQKGLTGYWA; encoded by the coding sequence ATGAACAAGAAGGAACATATACTCAAAACTGCAGCAAGACTCTTTGCCATGCGCACTTATGACACTGTGGGCATCCGCGATATTGCCAGAGAAGCGGACGTCAATAGTGCCATGGTTTCCTATTATTTCGGAAGCAAGGCAGGTCTACTACGAGAAATTTTCTCTCAATTCTCCGATTTATTCATGAGCGAGGCCAAACGTTGCATGAACAAGTCTCTCAATCCTCACGAATTAATTGGAAATTTTGTACCAACGGTCTTAAAAAATGCTCGTGCAAATCGTGATCTTTATCTCATTGGTCTGCGCGAATTAAATCACGATTCCGAAGAATTGCAGGATCTTCGCGACAACCTTATCAACGACTCTTTAGAAAACTACAAAGAAAACTACGAACGTCTGGGAATCAACAGACCACGATTGGATGGTATCCCGGGACTGGGTTTCACCGTTATTATTGGTGCTGTTTTTTCTGACTATCTGCTCGGCGGAGGCAGTTGTATCGACGATGAAGAAATGGTCGAAGAATATGCTGATGCAATCGTAGAAATTCTCCAAAAAGGGCTCACTGGATACTGGGCATAA
- a CDS encoding efflux RND transporter periplasmic adaptor subunit, giving the protein MRKVIVFCLLLTIALAGCKEEIKKVESIRPVRVFTVESATAQESRTFPGKVKATREASLAFRVAGQIIKLNVKEGDPVKQGQLIAMLDQRDFQAAVADLQARLAGAKSVLNEAKLNIDRNRKLLADKIIAQSAFDSAQSKYETSRSEVLSLEQSLRRARLNLQYTRLEAPFSGIIAEKIPSNHEYVQAKEVIVQLADISALDVVIDIPENIWVKAFKTGDVNLQGFKARFESYPDKLFPVRIKEYQTNANPQTQTYEVTLTMNNAQGLGIHPGMTVEIVGSVPEEISAASVTVPFSSVIGEVEGDKYVWVLDSNSSVEKRKIEVEKIIQDMFRVTGDIQPGDVLVVAGVNYLREGQKVKVLNGRIGGRE; this is encoded by the coding sequence ATGAGAAAAGTCATCGTATTCTGCCTGTTGCTGACCATTGCACTGGCAGGCTGCAAAGAAGAAATCAAAAAAGTAGAATCTATCCGGCCAGTCCGCGTCTTCACCGTTGAAAGTGCGACTGCGCAGGAGTCACGAACATTTCCCGGCAAAGTAAAAGCGACCCGTGAAGCCAGCCTCGCATTTCGCGTCGCAGGACAAATTATAAAATTGAACGTAAAAGAAGGCGACCCCGTCAAGCAGGGCCAACTCATTGCCATGCTCGACCAACGCGACTTTCAAGCTGCCGTGGCTGATCTGCAAGCCCGCCTTGCTGGAGCAAAATCGGTCCTGAACGAAGCCAAACTCAACATTGACCGTAACCGCAAACTTCTGGCCGATAAAATTATCGCCCAATCAGCCTTTGACTCCGCCCAATCCAAGTATGAAACCAGCCGCTCAGAAGTTCTTTCCCTTGAACAATCACTGCGACGAGCGCGGTTGAATCTGCAATATACCAGACTGGAAGCGCCATTCAGCGGAATCATTGCCGAGAAAATTCCGTCCAATCACGAATATGTTCAGGCTAAAGAAGTCATTGTCCAGTTGGCCGATATTTCCGCTCTGGATGTTGTTATCGATATCCCGGAAAACATTTGGGTCAAGGCCTTTAAAACGGGCGACGTCAATCTCCAAGGATTTAAGGCACGTTTCGAATCATATCCGGACAAACTCTTCCCTGTCCGTATTAAGGAATATCAAACTAACGCTAACCCGCAGACCCAAACCTATGAAGTGACGCTGACCATGAATAATGCGCAGGGACTGGGAATCCATCCCGGCATGACCGTAGAGATTGTGGGAAGTGTCCCTGAAGAGATAAGTGCCGCTTCCGTTACTGTCCCATTCTCATCAGTAATAGGTGAAGTCGAAGGCGACAAGTATGTCTGGGTCCTCGACAGCAACAGCTCCGTTGAAAAACGTAAAATTGAAGTTGAAAAAATCATTCAGGATATGTTTCGCGTTACCGGCGACATCCAGCCCGGCGACGTACTTGTCGTCGCTGGAGTCAACTACCTGCGTGAAGGTCAAAAAGTTAAAGTGCTTAATGGTCGAATCGGAGGCCGTGAATAA
- a CDS encoding efflux RND transporter permease subunit — translation MNLAELSIRKKTITLVLTACFLVGGALSFLNMSRLEDPEFTIKDALIITNYPGATPEEVTNEVTDVIESAAQELGQLDTVESINNPGQSIVTVEVQDKYGQDKLQQVWDELRRKVNDAQVQLPPGAETSMVIDDFGDVYGILLSVTGEGYPQQDIQDFADYLRKQLLLVDGVAKITIWGSHPEKVYVEISRARMSRMGLSLDSVYNALSQRNLVVPAGNVRVDREYIKISPTGTIDSVKSLGDLLIKDNASGRLVPLRDIAEISRGYSDTPTQIMRYNGNNSVSLGISTISGGNVVDLGSAVDAKLDELQGQTPVGMKIDKVYYQPKRVEEAVSSFALNLAEAVAIVIVVLLLFMGMQSGLLIGIILLITICGSFIFIKMAGVALERISLGALIIALGMLVDNAIVVVEGLLIRYQQGVNRLQAAVEVVNQNKWPLLGATIVAIMAFAGIGLSEDSVGEFCRSLFIVLCISLSMSWITAVTVTPLLCHMFLHPKVASDEDPYAGRLYRIYKKFLVLCMHHRTMTVLSLAVMLSMAIYGFGFVKQSFFPASTQPRFLIHYWMPQGTDIRTTSDDIHQIEKMLMEDDEIVSVTSFVGQGGPRFILTYSPEKTNASYGLLLVEVKDYHQIESIMAKYQGRVEASFPDAEPKFKKFRLGPGRDASIEVRFSGPDTKILKGLSNQAQDIMYASGNAQGIRDNWRQEVKIIHPVMAEAQARLAGITRPGLSKALNMFFDGTTVGVYREGDKLLPIVVRPPENERMEVREIGNVRVFSPTAGQMIPVEEVVSEFKTEMAFGTLKTRNRLLTITASCDPAEGLPSVLFNTLRPQIEDIELPPGYIMEWGGEYEDSTDAQTSLGGSLLVPTIIMVLVTIMLFNNLRNPLIIWLTVPLAIIGVTVGLLITGEPFGFMALLGFLSLSGMLIKNAVVLLDQIKMELESGKQPYHAIVDSAVSRIRPVAMAAATTILGMLPLMLDPFFSSMAVTIMSGLAFATVLTLIVVPVFFAMFHKVKNPV, via the coding sequence ATGAACCTTGCAGAACTCTCCATTCGCAAGAAGACCATTACCTTGGTCTTGACGGCCTGCTTTCTTGTAGGCGGCGCGCTCTCCTTTTTGAACATGTCTAGGTTGGAAGACCCTGAATTCACCATCAAGGACGCCCTCATTATCACCAACTATCCTGGAGCCACACCGGAAGAAGTAACCAATGAAGTCACCGATGTCATTGAAAGTGCGGCTCAGGAATTAGGACAGCTTGATACTGTCGAATCGATTAACAACCCGGGTCAATCCATTGTCACCGTTGAAGTACAGGACAAATACGGACAGGATAAACTTCAGCAAGTCTGGGATGAACTTCGCCGCAAGGTCAATGACGCGCAGGTTCAACTGCCTCCTGGAGCCGAAACATCCATGGTCATCGATGACTTTGGCGATGTATACGGAATTCTACTCTCCGTCACAGGTGAAGGATATCCACAACAGGATATTCAAGATTTTGCCGACTATCTGCGAAAACAACTGCTCCTCGTTGACGGTGTAGCAAAGATCACTATCTGGGGCAGTCATCCCGAGAAAGTTTATGTAGAAATATCCCGTGCACGCATGAGTCGGATGGGACTTTCGCTGGATTCAGTCTATAACGCATTGTCACAACGTAACCTTGTGGTCCCCGCCGGTAATGTCCGTGTTGACAGGGAATACATCAAGATATCCCCCACCGGCACCATTGATTCCGTCAAAAGTCTCGGAGATCTGCTTATCAAGGATAACGCCAGCGGCAGACTTGTTCCACTTCGGGACATCGCTGAAATCAGCCGGGGTTACTCTGACACTCCGACACAGATCATGCGATATAACGGCAACAATTCCGTATCGCTCGGCATCTCTACAATTTCGGGCGGCAACGTGGTCGACCTCGGCTCAGCCGTCGATGCCAAGCTGGATGAACTCCAAGGACAGACGCCAGTTGGGATGAAAATCGACAAAGTATACTATCAGCCAAAACGAGTAGAAGAAGCTGTCAGTTCTTTTGCCTTGAACCTTGCCGAGGCTGTGGCTATCGTTATTGTCGTACTGCTCCTGTTCATGGGAATGCAATCCGGCCTGCTCATCGGAATTATCCTGCTCATCACGATTTGTGGTTCTTTCATATTCATCAAAATGGCTGGTGTCGCTCTGGAACGCATTTCACTTGGAGCACTTATTATCGCACTGGGCATGTTGGTCGACAATGCCATCGTTGTCGTGGAAGGTTTACTCATCCGCTATCAACAGGGAGTAAATCGTCTTCAAGCAGCCGTGGAAGTCGTCAATCAAAACAAATGGCCTTTGCTCGGCGCAACCATCGTAGCCATCATGGCCTTTGCCGGAATCGGTCTCAGTGAAGACAGCGTCGGTGAATTCTGCCGCTCTCTGTTCATCGTCCTGTGCATTTCGCTCTCCATGAGCTGGATTACCGCCGTCACGGTCACCCCCCTGCTGTGTCACATGTTCCTGCATCCAAAAGTCGCATCGGACGAAGACCCATACGCCGGCAGACTCTATCGCATATACAAAAAGTTTCTTGTGTTATGCATGCATCATCGAACCATGACCGTGCTGAGCCTGGCCGTTATGCTCTCCATGGCCATTTACGGATTTGGCTTTGTCAAACAAAGCTTCTTTCCGGCCTCCACACAACCGCGCTTCCTGATCCACTATTGGATGCCACAAGGAACGGATATTAGAACCACCAGCGATGACATTCATCAAATCGAAAAAATGCTGATGGAAGATGATGAAATCGTTTCTGTGACTTCCTTTGTGGGACAAGGTGGCCCACGTTTCATCCTCACCTACAGCCCTGAAAAGACAAACGCGTCATATGGCCTGCTACTTGTTGAAGTAAAAGACTATCATCAAATCGAATCCATCATGGCAAAATATCAGGGAAGAGTTGAAGCATCATTTCCTGATGCAGAACCGAAATTCAAAAAATTCCGTCTCGGCCCAGGCCGTGACGCATCCATTGAAGTCCGATTCAGTGGCCCGGACACAAAGATACTCAAGGGACTCTCCAATCAAGCTCAGGATATCATGTATGCCAGCGGAAATGCTCAAGGCATCCGAGACAACTGGCGACAAGAAGTCAAAATTATCCATCCGGTCATGGCGGAAGCTCAAGCCCGACTGGCTGGTATAACTCGCCCAGGTCTGTCCAAGGCATTAAACATGTTCTTTGACGGGACAACTGTCGGAGTCTATCGAGAAGGCGACAAATTGTTGCCTATCGTGGTCCGACCGCCTGAAAACGAACGCATGGAAGTCAGGGAAATCGGCAACGTGCGCGTCTTCAGCCCCACTGCCGGCCAAATGATTCCGGTTGAAGAAGTGGTTTCAGAATTCAAGACTGAAATGGCCTTCGGAACTCTCAAGACGCGGAATCGATTGCTGACCATAACCGCATCCTGTGATCCGGCAGAAGGCTTGCCTTCCGTTCTATTCAACACCCTCAGGCCGCAGATTGAAGACATCGAACTGCCGCCGGGATATATCATGGAATGGGGTGGTGAATACGAGGATTCCACAGATGCCCAGACAAGTCTTGGCGGCTCACTCCTCGTCCCCACTATCATCATGGTGCTTGTCACCATCATGTTATTCAACAACCTGCGTAATCCACTCATTATCTGGTTGACTGTGCCGCTGGCCATCATCGGTGTCACCGTCGGATTACTCATTACAGGTGAACCCTTTGGGTTCATGGCCTTGCTCGGATTCCTCAGTCTGTCAGGCATGTTGATTAAAAACGCAGTTGTACTTCTGGATCAAATCAAAATGGAATTGGAAAGCGGCAAGCAACCGTATCATGCCATCGTGGATTCGGCTGTAAGTCGTATCCGCCCAGTGGCAATGGCTGCCGCAACGACCATCCTTGGCATGCTCCCATTGATGCTTGACCCATTCTTCTCATCAATGGCGGTCACCATCATGTCCGGTCTGGCTTTTGCCACGGTTCTGACTTTGATTGTCGTACCGGTCTTTTTCGCCATGTTCCACAAGGTGAAAAATCCGGTATAA
- a CDS encoding iron ABC transporter substrate-binding protein has translation MKKCIFVALFILTLVTSAMASSDTRSITDNANRTVQVPQDVQRVICSGPGCLRLLTYLQAQSMVVAVDDIESETSPYDARPYAMANPQFIGMPMFGEFRGHDNPELILTLEPQPQVIFKTYANKMGYDPIELQQKTGIPVVTLTYGNLGKLRPQLYQALRTMAEVIGKQERAEEVIAYFEAEIAELKKRTADIPENDRPGVFIGGVAFKGPHGFQSTEPAYPPFSFINANNLAYNKGLSGKELSHSDVSKEMIVAWNPDILFLDLMTMQLGNDAGGLYELRNDPAYRSLTAVSEGKVYGVLPYNCYSKNYGSILANAFYIGKLLYPDRFTDIDPIKKADEIYQFLVGKPVFELVNQLFQGYAFTPVPVN, from the coding sequence GTGAAAAAATGTATCTTCGTTGCTCTATTCATCCTGACTCTTGTCACATCGGCAATGGCCTCTTCAGACACTCGATCCATCACTGACAATGCCAACCGAACCGTCCAAGTGCCACAAGACGTCCAGCGCGTCATTTGTTCCGGTCCCGGATGTCTTCGCCTTCTGACGTATCTTCAAGCACAATCAATGGTCGTAGCCGTTGACGACATCGAATCAGAAACAAGTCCATACGATGCGCGCCCCTATGCCATGGCCAATCCTCAATTCATTGGCATGCCGATGTTTGGAGAATTTCGCGGCCACGACAATCCCGAATTGATACTGACCCTTGAGCCTCAACCTCAAGTCATTTTCAAAACGTATGCAAACAAAATGGGATACGACCCGATAGAACTCCAGCAAAAGACCGGAATTCCGGTGGTAACACTCACCTACGGTAATCTTGGTAAACTCCGCCCGCAATTGTATCAGGCACTCCGCACCATGGCCGAAGTCATCGGCAAACAAGAAAGAGCAGAAGAAGTAATCGCTTACTTTGAAGCAGAAATTGCCGAACTTAAAAAAAGAACGGCAGACATCCCTGAAAACGACCGTCCCGGCGTTTTCATCGGCGGCGTCGCCTTCAAGGGACCGCACGGATTCCAATCCACTGAGCCAGCCTATCCACCATTCTCTTTCATCAATGCAAACAACCTCGCATACAACAAAGGACTTTCCGGCAAAGAACTAAGCCACTCCGATGTGTCCAAGGAAATGATCGTAGCCTGGAACCCGGACATTCTATTCCTTGACCTCATGACCATGCAATTGGGTAATGATGCAGGAGGATTGTACGAACTGAGAAATGATCCAGCTTACCGCAGCTTGACTGCTGTCTCCGAAGGAAAAGTTTATGGAGTTCTGCCTTATAACTGCTATTCCAAAAACTATGGTTCCATTCTGGCCAACGCTTTCTACATCGGCAAGTTACTTTACCCAGATCGATTTACAGACATTGACCCGATAAAAAAGGCTGACGAAATTTATCAATTCCTCGTGGGTAAACCTGTCTTTGAATTAGTCAATCAACTTTTTCAGGGATATGCATTCACCCCGGTTCCGGTAAACTAA